From the Selenomonas sp. oral taxon 920 genome, the window CTCGGCGCAGTGGGAAAAGACCATCCTCATCACGGAGACGGGCGCAGAGGTTCTTTCATCATGACCCGGTTCGATCAGCTCGGTGTCTCGGAGACTCTTGTTGCACTGCTGAAAAAACAGGGGATTACCGCGCCGACCCCAGTGCAGGAGCAGGCAATTCCGCCCATGCGCGCGGGACGGGACGTCATTGCACAGGCACAGACAGGAACGGGTAAGACGCTGGCCTTTCTCCTGCCTCTGATCGAGAAGATCAAGCCGCAGGGCGAGGTCGCGCAGGCACTTGTCATTGCGCCCACGCGCGAGCTTGCGATCCAGATTGCGCGCGTGGCCGAGCCGCTCGGCACGGAGCTTGGCATCGGAACTATCGTGATTTACGGCGGTGCAGACATCGAGCGGCAAAAGGAGAAGCTGCGCCGGCATCCCCAGCTCATTATCGGCACGCCGGGGCGGCTGCTCGACCATGTGCGGCGCGGGACACTCGTGCTTGGCAGCGTGAACAAGATCGTCCTCGATGAGGCAGACGAAATGCTTAAGATGGGGTTCATCGAGGATGTGGAGACCCTGCTTGGGCGGACGGCGCAGGACTACCAGCTCGCACTCTTCTCCGCAACCATGCCCGCACGCATCGTGCAGCTCACGAAGAACTTTATGACAACCCCCGCACGTATTCATATTGAGGGCGAGCGGACAACACTCGAAAATATTGAACAGATTGTTATTTCCGCGAGCGAAGGGGAGAAGATTGACCGCCTCTGTGCCTCCATCAACGAGGAGGCACCGTATCTCGCCATGGTGTTCTGTGCAACGAAGGAGCGCACGCGCAGCCTTATGATGGAACTTGCGCACCGCGGCTACCTCGTCGATGCGCTCAGCGGTGATCTCACGCAGACACAGCGTGCCTTTGTCCTGCGTCAGTTCCGCGCGGCGAAGCTGCAGATTCTCTGTGCCACAGACATTGCCGCACGCGGACTTGACATTGAGGGCGTGACCCATGTCTATAACTACGATCTGCCGCCGACCGTAACGGACTACATTCATCGGATCGGACGTACCGGACGTGCGGGAGCGCGTGGCAAGGCGATCACACTTGTCGCGGCGCACCAGCATGAGAAGCTGCGCAAGATGGAAGCTGCACTCAAAGAGCGGCTGCGCCGTGACGCAGTGAAAAAGAAACCGCGTCCGGCGGAGACGACTGAGATGCAGCAGCGGGTGCAGCGCGATGAGCGGAAGCGGACAAGGCCGAAAAAAATAAAGCCCAGGCCGCGCAGCAAAAAGTCCGGCAAGACCGTTACAAATCTTGGACATCGCAGCCGCAGGAAGCGGTGAATGGCGAGAGAAATTATTTCCTTTTGGATTGCGAGAGTAGATGATGTTATGGCAGTACTGCATACGCGAGAGTCCTCCTTTGCACAGGCGCGGAGGAGGAATCTCCTCCTTGCAGGTGTCTTTTGCGGCTTGTGCTTATTGATATGGCTGTGGTGGGTGAATAACATCCTCTCCGGTCACCTGCTCCAGACGGATGCTGCTGTTCCTGTGCTCCTCGCCTTCGGTGCGGCAGGCTTTGTCGGCAAGCGCTTTTGGCACGCCTACAGGAAGTCTGCCTCAGGTGACAAGGGGGTGGAACGGGCAATTGATGTCCTGCGGCAGATGCCGGACAGCTACCATGTCCTGAGCAACGTTCAGGTTCCCGGCGCCTATTGTGGACTTGTTGTGGTTGGGCGGAACGGAGTCTTTATCATCAATACCAAGCACCACAACGGAACCATCACACCGAGCAATGGAGATTGGGTGCAGGAAAAGACGGGGCGGCGCGGTACAGACTACTCCTCTTCCATGCGGAATCCCGTCAAGCATATGAAGCGGCAGATCCATGTCTTGGCAGATTATCTAAAGTCCGTGGGGACGCGTGTTTGGGTGGACGGCATCGTATTCTTCACCAATCCGGATGTAATTCTGAACGGTTGTTCGGATCACTTT encodes:
- a CDS encoding DEAD/DEAH box helicase; this translates as MTRFDQLGVSETLVALLKKQGITAPTPVQEQAIPPMRAGRDVIAQAQTGTGKTLAFLLPLIEKIKPQGEVAQALVIAPTRELAIQIARVAEPLGTELGIGTIVIYGGADIERQKEKLRRHPQLIIGTPGRLLDHVRRGTLVLGSVNKIVLDEADEMLKMGFIEDVETLLGRTAQDYQLALFSATMPARIVQLTKNFMTTPARIHIEGERTTLENIEQIVISASEGEKIDRLCASINEEAPYLAMVFCATKERTRSLMMELAHRGYLVDALSGDLTQTQRAFVLRQFRAAKLQILCATDIAARGLDIEGVTHVYNYDLPPTVTDYIHRIGRTGRAGARGKAITLVAAHQHEKLRKMEAALKERLRRDAVKKKPRPAETTEMQQRVQRDERKRTRPKKIKPRPRSKKSGKTVTNLGHRSRRKR
- a CDS encoding nuclease-related domain-containing protein, which translates into the protein MAREIISFWIARVDDVMAVLHTRESSFAQARRRNLLLAGVFCGLCLLIWLWWVNNILSGHLLQTDAAVPVLLAFGAAGFVGKRFWHAYRKSASGDKGVERAIDVLRQMPDSYHVLSNVQVPGAYCGLVVVGRNGVFIINTKHHNGTITPSNGDWVQEKTGRRGTDYSSSMRNPVKHMKRQIHVLADYLKSVGTRVWVDGIVFFTNPDVILNGCSDHFTDRGDAVRSYILNYRARFLLSDADVLRLVQWLEHTRDS